One Thiocapsa bogorovii DNA segment encodes these proteins:
- a CDS encoding glycogen/starch/alpha-glucan phosphorylase: MSPFKNIISARPNEQFFDLPPLPMSPEGIARDFQHYYAYTFGRDRDCQSAYYPYKALAIALRDRLMERWKGTRHAYEDAGCKRTYYLSLEFLMGRTLSNAMLNLGVSDAAAKGLYDLGISLEEIAGNEPDAGLGNGGLGRLAACFLDSCATLQLPVRGYGLHYEYGMFRQLIENGHQIEEPDHWVRDGNPWELERPEFTQRIQFGGHTETHKDNDGRDVVRWVNTNDVLAVPYDIPIPGYHNGTINTLRLWKAAATDEFDLGEFNSGSYPESVAQKNAAEHITMVLYPNDASENGKELRLRQQFFLASASIKDVLRDWIRLHGKDFTGFAEKNCFQLNDTHPAVSVAELMRQLMDDHGLEWTEAWSITRKTMAYTNHTLLPEALERWPVRLFERLLPRILQIIYEINARFLGEVATRWPGDNDRQRRMSLIEEGYESQVRMAYLAIVGSFSVNGVAGLHSQLLVEGLFRDFYELWPEKFNNKTNGVTPRRWLAMCNPGLRELLNETIGTEWVRDLGQLERLVPYAENADFRERWHQIKQDNKRCLAATVEQVCRVSFPVDALFDVQVKRIHEYKRQLLNVLHVIHLYNRIKRGDTRDWTPRCVLIGGKAAPGYQMAKQIIKLVNNVSRAINGDPETEGLLRVAFIPDYCVSLMEVIAPGTDLSEQISTAGKEASGTGNMKFMMNGAITIGTLDGANIEIREQVGDDHFFLFGLTAAGVEARRSHYDPNGIIAGDSALLEVMSLLESGHFNQFEPGIFDQIILSIRNAHDPWMTAADFRSYVDAQEEVAAAYRDRERWLRMSILNTAHSGHFSSDRTIAEYNRDIWKLTSVTPGSLGG; encoded by the coding sequence ATGTCACCGTTTAAAAACATCATCAGTGCCCGACCGAACGAGCAGTTCTTCGACCTCCCCCCGCTGCCGATGAGCCCGGAGGGTATCGCACGCGATTTCCAGCACTACTACGCCTATACGTTCGGTCGGGATCGCGACTGTCAGTCCGCCTACTATCCTTACAAGGCGCTCGCGATCGCACTGCGCGACCGTCTCATGGAGCGCTGGAAAGGCACGCGACATGCCTATGAAGACGCGGGCTGCAAGCGGACCTATTACCTGTCGCTGGAGTTCTTGATGGGACGCACCCTCTCCAACGCGATGCTGAATCTCGGCGTCAGCGATGCGGCCGCCAAGGGGCTGTACGACCTGGGTATCTCTCTGGAGGAGATCGCCGGCAACGAGCCCGACGCTGGCTTGGGCAACGGAGGCCTCGGCCGGCTCGCGGCCTGCTTCCTCGACTCCTGCGCCACCCTGCAGCTTCCCGTGAGAGGTTACGGACTGCACTACGAGTACGGGATGTTTCGGCAGCTGATCGAAAACGGTCATCAAATCGAAGAACCCGATCACTGGGTACGCGACGGCAACCCCTGGGAATTGGAGCGCCCCGAGTTCACCCAACGTATCCAGTTCGGCGGACACACCGAGACCCACAAGGACAACGACGGGCGCGATGTCGTGCGCTGGGTCAACACCAACGACGTGCTCGCCGTCCCCTACGATATCCCGATCCCCGGTTATCACAACGGCACCATCAATACCCTGCGGCTCTGGAAGGCCGCCGCGACCGACGAGTTCGATCTCGGCGAGTTCAACTCGGGCAGTTACCCCGAGTCGGTCGCGCAGAAGAACGCGGCCGAGCACATCACCATGGTGCTCTACCCCAACGATGCGAGTGAGAACGGCAAGGAGCTGCGCCTGCGCCAACAGTTCTTCCTCGCCAGCGCCAGCATCAAGGATGTGCTGCGCGATTGGATCCGTCTGCACGGAAAGGATTTCACCGGTTTTGCCGAGAAGAACTGCTTCCAGCTCAACGACACTCATCCAGCCGTTTCGGTCGCCGAGCTGATGCGTCAACTCATGGACGACCACGGTCTGGAATGGACCGAGGCTTGGTCCATCACCCGCAAGACCATGGCCTACACCAACCATACCCTGCTGCCCGAGGCCCTCGAGCGCTGGCCCGTGCGGCTCTTCGAGCGGCTGCTTCCGCGGATTCTACAAATCATCTACGAGATCAATGCCCGCTTTCTCGGCGAGGTGGCGACCCGCTGGCCGGGCGACAACGATCGCCAAAGACGCATGTCGCTGATCGAAGAAGGATACGAGTCACAGGTCCGGATGGCCTACCTGGCAATCGTCGGGAGCTTCTCGGTCAACGGCGTTGCCGGCCTGCATTCCCAGTTGCTCGTCGAAGGTCTGTTCCGTGACTTCTACGAGCTCTGGCCCGAGAAATTCAACAACAAGACCAACGGCGTCACCCCTCGCCGCTGGCTGGCCATGTGCAATCCCGGGCTGCGCGAGCTGCTCAACGAGACCATCGGCACCGAATGGGTGCGTGATCTGGGCCAGCTCGAACGCCTCGTGCCCTACGCCGAGAACGCGGACTTCCGCGAGCGCTGGCATCAAATCAAGCAGGACAATAAACGCTGCCTTGCGGCCACGGTCGAGCAGGTCTGCCGGGTCTCATTCCCCGTCGATGCACTCTTCGATGTGCAGGTCAAGCGCATCCACGAGTACAAGCGTCAGCTGCTCAACGTCCTGCACGTGATCCACCTCTACAACCGCATCAAGCGGGGCGATACGCGGGACTGGACGCCGCGCTGCGTCCTGATCGGCGGCAAAGCGGCACCCGGCTACCAGATGGCCAAGCAGATCATTAAACTGGTCAACAATGTCTCCCGCGCGATCAACGGCGACCCGGAGACCGAAGGCCTGCTGCGGGTTGCCTTCATCCCGGACTACTGCGTCTCGCTGATGGAGGTCATCGCGCCCGGCACGGATCTCTCCGAGCAGATCTCGACTGCCGGCAAAGAGGCCTCCGGCACCGGCAATATGAAGTTTATGATGAACGGCGCCATCACCATCGGGACACTCGACGGGGCCAACATCGAGATCCGCGAGCAGGTCGGGGATGACCACTTCTTCCTCTTCGGCCTAACCGCCGCCGGGGTCGAGGCACGCCGCTCTCACTACGACCCCAACGGCATCATCGCCGGCGACTCCGCGCTACTCGAGGTCATGAGTCTGCTCGAATCCGGACACTTCAACCAGTTCGAGCCGGGCATCTTCGATCAGATCATCCTCTCGATTCGCAACGCTCATGACCCCTGGATGACCGCCGCGGACTTCCGCAGCTACGTCGACGCCCAAGAGGAGGTCGCGGCGGCGTACCGCGACCGCGAGCGCTGGCTGCGCATGAGTATCCTCAACACCGCCCACAGCGGTCACTTCTCCTCCGACCGCACCATCGCGGAGTACAACCGCGACATCTGGAAACTGACCTCGGTCACGCCGGGGTCATTGGGCGGATGA
- a CDS encoding PP2C family protein-serine/threonine phosphatase yields the protein MRILIADDASDAREILGRLLKRWGHEVVTASNGREAWEILERETIRLVISDWMMPEIDGLELCRRIRAVQWDHYVYFILLTARDDKDDLIEGMTAGADDFLTKSFNFEELRVRLRAAERILSLESQLASRNSKLEDTNGKLHAALDRIEQDLRAAAVLQASLLPKDPNVSPAVALAWLFLPATEIGGDIFDFFRLNDRDLGFYHLDVAGHGVPSAMMSVTLSRTLSAELSEGHLVARSGGEMRVRAPDAVVGDLNRRFQSGDNAPYFTMVYGYIDTDSGHGELCQAGHPHPLLVRRDGRVERVGHGGFAVGMLEGVSYDSVAFTLEPGDRLILYSDGITDCRNAEGESFELERLIGLTGDCIDAPPATLTTRLDETLRSWRGAGEIEDDISLLVLQRR from the coding sequence ATGCGTATCCTGATTGCCGATGATGCAAGCGATGCGAGGGAGATCCTCGGGCGCCTGCTCAAACGCTGGGGGCATGAGGTCGTGACGGCCAGCAACGGCCGCGAGGCGTGGGAGATCCTCGAGCGCGAGACGATCCGTCTCGTCATCAGTGACTGGATGATGCCCGAGATCGACGGACTGGAGCTGTGCCGACGGATCCGCGCCGTGCAGTGGGACCACTACGTCTACTTCATCCTCTTGACCGCCCGCGACGACAAGGACGACCTGATCGAGGGCATGACGGCGGGTGCCGACGATTTTCTGACCAAATCGTTCAATTTCGAGGAGCTGCGCGTGCGGCTGCGTGCCGCCGAGCGCATTTTGAGTCTCGAAAGCCAACTCGCCTCGCGCAACAGCAAGCTCGAAGACACCAACGGCAAGCTCCACGCCGCCCTCGACCGGATCGAGCAGGACCTGCGTGCCGCTGCGGTCCTGCAGGCCAGCCTCTTGCCGAAGGATCCGAACGTGTCGCCCGCCGTAGCCTTAGCTTGGTTGTTCCTGCCCGCAACCGAGATCGGCGGTGACATCTTCGATTTTTTCCGTTTGAACGACCGCGATCTCGGGTTTTATCACCTCGATGTCGCGGGGCATGGCGTGCCCTCGGCAATGATGTCCGTGACCCTGAGTCGAACCCTTTCCGCGGAGCTCAGCGAAGGTCACCTGGTCGCTCGGTCGGGAGGCGAGATGCGCGTCAGAGCCCCGGATGCCGTCGTCGGCGACCTCAACCGGCGATTCCAATCCGGCGACAACGCACCCTATTTCACAATGGTTTACGGCTATATCGACACCGACTCAGGGCACGGCGAGCTCTGTCAGGCCGGCCATCCCCATCCGCTCCTGGTCCGCCGCGACGGGCGTGTCGAACGGGTCGGACACGGCGGATTCGCCGTGGGGATGCTCGAAGGCGTTTCCTACGATTCAGTCGCCTTCACGCTGGAACCCGGCGACCGACTCATCCTCTACTCCGACGGCATCACCGATTGTCGCAACGCCGAGGGCGAGAGCTTCGAGCTCGAGCGTCTCATCGGCCTTACCGGCGACTGCATCGATGCGCCTCCGGCGACCTTGACGACGCGCCTCGACGAGACCTTGCGGAGTTGGCGCGGAGCGGGAGAGATCGAGGACGATATCTCGCTACTGGTGCTCCAACGGCGATGA
- a CDS encoding Hpt domain-containing protein has product MSGSGEDRIEIVIDTNVLEDIRDLMEDDFPDLVRRFLKDSVDLLDQIDQGIAKGDVDSVHRAAHTLKSSSAALGALALSERAKHLEALGRSGVLTGAEAEAAAAHVQLARVKEHLERQIE; this is encoded by the coding sequence ATGTCAGGTTCAGGAGAAGATCGGATCGAGATCGTCATCGACACAAATGTCCTTGAGGACATTCGTGATCTGATGGAGGACGATTTTCCCGATTTGGTGCGGCGTTTTCTCAAGGATTCAGTCGACCTGCTCGATCAAATTGATCAAGGCATCGCCAAAGGCGATGTGGATTCGGTCCACCGCGCGGCCCATACGCTCAAGTCCAGCTCCGCCGCCCTCGGCGCACTGGCGCTCTCGGAACGCGCGAAGCATCTGGAGGCCCTCGGTCGCTCGGGGGTGCTGACCGGCGCAGAGGCAGAGGCGGCCGCGGCACACGTCCAGCTTGCGCGCGTAAAGGAACACCTGGAAAGGCAGATCGAGTAG
- a CDS encoding STAS domain-containing protein: MKATVTHRKIGQVDSVAIAGRLTAAEAPAVRQEILEVLERGDARLVLDLSEMTFCDSSGLSVLISALKAARGSNGNVSLAGLTPSVRALIELTRLQQVFEIFDDAEVAAARMG; this comes from the coding sequence ATGAAGGCAACCGTTACCCATCGAAAGATCGGCCAAGTCGACAGCGTCGCCATCGCCGGTCGCTTAACCGCCGCCGAGGCGCCGGCCGTTCGACAAGAGATCCTTGAAGTCCTGGAGCGGGGTGACGCGCGCCTCGTCCTTGACCTGTCGGAGATGACCTTCTGCGATTCGAGCGGCCTCTCGGTGTTGATCTCCGCGCTCAAGGCAGCGCGCGGCAGCAACGGCAACGTCTCCTTGGCCGGACTGACCCCCAGCGTTCGGGCGCTGATCGAGCTGACCCGCCTTCAACAGGTCTTCGAGATCTTCGACGACGCCGAGGTCGCCGCCGCTCGAATGGGCTAG
- a CDS encoding SLBB domain-containing protein produces MNGVTHAHPVEEPDVSLVERFLGCRWIGAALTLLIASTLGGCGSWEVVPGSTEPAASNFEVPERRIEASSLELLKQFEQAGEPVYRFGPGDELVVSVAARPEISGPHLVGPDGIITVPFAGPILIGGLTREEAAAHVVEALAPYYLDLSVTVGVTRYGSNRIVVLGRVENPGVLQFDTPPNLLETLAQAGGLPLLRPEQLLTRCAVIRGDSILWVDVARLLTGDLSLNIRLQRNDIVYIPDSTDTPVYVLGEVETPGVYRLTPQMSFLDALSQAGGPTRDANLNRIHVIRPADRVNFTFSFMEILKPDPGLNVAMKEGDIVYVPRSGISQVGYILQQINPFSSLLVINQLAGTQ; encoded by the coding sequence ATGAACGGGGTCACCCACGCACACCCGGTCGAGGAGCCGGACGTATCTTTGGTCGAGCGGTTCCTCGGATGCCGATGGATCGGGGCAGCGCTGACCCTTCTCATCGCCTCGACCCTCGGCGGCTGCGGCAGTTGGGAAGTCGTTCCCGGATCCACCGAGCCTGCAGCATCGAACTTCGAGGTGCCCGAGCGTCGCATCGAGGCATCCAGCCTTGAACTCCTCAAGCAGTTTGAACAAGCAGGAGAGCCGGTCTATCGGTTCGGTCCCGGGGACGAGCTCGTCGTCTCGGTGGCGGCCCGACCCGAAATTTCCGGACCGCATCTCGTCGGACCCGACGGCATCATCACAGTCCCTTTCGCCGGTCCTATCCTCATCGGCGGCCTAACCCGGGAAGAGGCCGCCGCCCATGTTGTCGAGGCGCTTGCACCCTATTATCTCGATCTGTCGGTCACGGTCGGCGTCACGCGCTACGGGTCGAATCGGATCGTCGTTCTCGGGCGCGTCGAGAATCCCGGCGTGCTGCAGTTCGACACGCCGCCGAATCTACTCGAGACGCTGGCCCAGGCCGGCGGCCTTCCGCTCCTGCGTCCCGAACAGCTCCTGACACGCTGCGCCGTGATTCGCGGCGACAGCATCCTCTGGGTCGATGTCGCGCGCCTGCTGACCGGCGACTTGTCGTTGAATATCCGATTACAGCGCAACGACATCGTCTATATCCCGGATTCCACGGATACACCGGTTTACGTCCTCGGCGAGGTCGAGACCCCCGGTGTCTATCGACTGACACCCCAGATGTCGTTCCTGGATGCCCTGAGCCAGGCAGGTGGCCCGACCCGGGATGCGAATCTCAATCGGATCCACGTCATTCGTCCGGCGGATCGGGTCAATTTCACTTTCTCGTTTATGGAAATCCTGAAACCGGATCCGGGACTGAACGTCGCGATGAAGGAGGGCGACATCGTTTATGTCCCACGTAGCGGAATCTCGCAGGTCGGTTACATCCTGCAGCAGATCAATCCGTTCAGCTCCCTCCTGGTCATCAATCAGCTCGCAGGCACCCAGTGA
- a CDS encoding GumC family protein, producing the protein MSAPPTQPASSGAFQPLNSIWNHKLLIVLVAFVVAIGGTYVAYIKGTAVYRATAVIYVAPRFANILEDSKELEFQSFSQFQQFLKQQARTINRYDIVSEALARLGERASAVWRRPDESEREATERLQQQLQVRDVRDTYLITVSLESENADGLDEIVNSVVTVYLEKAKKEEIYAGEDRIEILAERRKAHVLRIKALTEQRNALAQVLGVTTFVEGSLNPYDTLLIESTSAVLKAERARIEADAELATYDAATGGESARAALNAAASEIAAKDPGLNSLKANLYKRRSEVLEQTTGLTENHPVRRIAQRELDDLENEVQSASAQLIAEKSVMLLEERRAQVRERAAVEDVLRAQLREQQDQAAWFATRYNDALDASNEITRERKALDAIDDRIEFLEIEASAPGFIRVSTWAMPAILPVSGGRTKLAVVFAALGGILGLVSAIAVDLLDRRVQTSRQVQSLVGFPPLGSFLEPSRDPAHRALLADQMRRLALALKRERDANGVRRLLITAARDGCGSTTVVLDLARELDRQGLRAVVVEANLFCSDSRYRTMPDRPGLLDILSDDLDPTLAIVPGDEALPDRIRTGDSVDEHLSDCSRLPRVLDRLDAQYDMVLIDAAPIRLSADTEYLAGICDATWLVVRARLAQIGEVKGSAARLEKASPPAVGLIMTGLTVFLGGGYYGKVLKEYRKTIVAKNR; encoded by the coding sequence TTGAGCGCACCGCCCACTCAGCCTGCCTCCTCGGGTGCCTTCCAGCCGCTCAACAGCATCTGGAATCATAAGCTCCTGATTGTCCTGGTCGCCTTCGTCGTCGCAATCGGCGGAACCTATGTCGCCTATATCAAGGGCACCGCCGTCTATCGCGCCACGGCGGTCATCTACGTCGCACCCCGGTTCGCCAATATCCTGGAGGACTCCAAAGAGCTGGAATTCCAGTCCTTTTCCCAGTTTCAGCAGTTCTTGAAACAGCAGGCGCGAACCATCAACCGATACGATATCGTCTCCGAGGCGCTCGCGCGGCTCGGCGAGCGCGCCTCCGCCGTTTGGCGCAGGCCCGATGAGTCCGAGCGGGAAGCGACCGAACGCCTGCAGCAGCAACTCCAAGTGCGCGATGTCCGAGATACCTATCTGATCACCGTCAGCCTCGAGTCCGAGAACGCCGACGGGCTCGACGAGATCGTCAACAGTGTCGTGACGGTCTATCTGGAAAAGGCGAAAAAGGAAGAGATCTATGCCGGAGAGGATCGCATCGAGATCCTCGCCGAACGCCGCAAGGCGCACGTCCTGCGTATCAAAGCACTCACGGAGCAACGCAACGCGCTTGCTCAGGTCCTCGGGGTCACCACCTTCGTCGAGGGCTCGCTCAACCCTTACGACACCCTCTTGATCGAGAGCACCAGTGCCGTCCTCAAGGCCGAGCGCGCACGCATCGAGGCGGACGCCGAGCTGGCGACCTACGACGCCGCGACCGGTGGCGAATCCGCCCGTGCGGCCTTGAACGCAGCGGCCAGCGAGATCGCCGCCAAGGATCCCGGACTCAACAGCCTCAAGGCCAATCTGTACAAGCGACGCAGCGAGGTTCTCGAGCAAACCACGGGGCTGACGGAAAATCATCCCGTCAGACGCATCGCGCAGCGCGAGCTCGATGATCTGGAGAACGAGGTCCAAAGCGCCTCGGCCCAATTGATCGCCGAAAAATCGGTCATGCTGCTCGAGGAGCGCAGGGCGCAGGTACGCGAGCGCGCCGCGGTCGAGGACGTCCTGCGTGCGCAGCTTCGCGAGCAACAGGATCAGGCCGCCTGGTTCGCGACCCGTTACAACGATGCACTGGACGCAAGCAACGAGATCACGCGCGAGCGCAAGGCGTTGGATGCGATCGACGACCGCATCGAGTTTCTGGAAATCGAGGCCAGCGCACCGGGTTTTATCCGGGTCTCGACCTGGGCCATGCCGGCGATCCTGCCGGTAAGCGGCGGTCGCACCAAGCTTGCCGTGGTCTTCGCGGCACTCGGGGGCATCCTGGGATTGGTGTCGGCGATTGCGGTCGACCTGCTCGACCGGCGCGTTCAGACAAGTCGGCAGGTGCAATCGCTCGTGGGCTTTCCGCCGTTGGGGTCCTTCCTGGAGCCCTCCCGGGATCCAGCTCACCGGGCCCTGCTCGCCGATCAGATGCGACGGCTCGCCCTCGCGCTGAAGCGAGAGCGCGACGCGAACGGTGTGCGCCGTCTCCTGATCACCGCGGCTCGCGATGGTTGCGGCTCAACCACCGTCGTGCTTGATTTGGCACGCGAGCTGGACCGTCAAGGCCTACGGGCCGTCGTGGTCGAAGCGAACCTCTTCTGCTCGGACTCGCGCTACCGAACGATGCCGGATCGACCGGGTCTTCTCGACATCCTGTCGGACGACCTTGATCCCACCCTCGCCATCGTTCCCGGCGACGAGGCCCTACCCGACCGTATCCGCACCGGGGATTCGGTCGATGAACACCTGAGCGACTGCAGCCGTCTACCCCGCGTGCTCGATCGGCTGGATGCGCAATACGACATGGTGCTCATCGACGCCGCCCCGATTCGCCTCTCCGCAGACACCGAGTATCTGGCCGGCATCTGCGACGCGACCTGGCTGGTGGTGCGAGCACGACTCGCACAAATCGGCGAAGTCAAAGGTTCCGCGGCACGCCTCGAGAAGGCATCGCCGCCGGCAGTCGGCCTGATCATGACCGGCCTGACCGTCTTTCTGGGTGGTGGCTACTATGGCAAGGTCCTGAAGGAGTACCGCAAGACCATCGTGGCAAAAAATCGATAA
- a CDS encoding LruC domain-containing protein, with product MNNLVMAYRVVEILNAHNEVTDLKLIYEIAARGGTAQTAFGIHLPGIERGLIDTAATTLSIGDQAPVGLPAESGQREAVFVLAPKLPDLAKTGQRWPCSFFTLPAGLPP from the coding sequence ATGAACAACCTGGTGATGGCCTATCGGGTCGTGGAAATCCTCAATGCCCACAACGAGGTCACCGATTTGAAGCTGATCTACGAAATCGCCGCGCGCGGCGGCACGGCGCAGACCGCGTTCGGCATCCATCTGCCCGGGATCGAGCGCGGCCTGATCGACACCGCCGCGACCACACTCTCGATCGGTGATCAGGCACCCGTCGGGTTGCCCGCCGAGTCCGGCCAGCGCGAGGCGGTTTTCGTACTGGCGCCGAAGCTGCCTGACCTGGCCAAGACCGGTCAACGCTGGCCGTGCAGCTTCTTCACCTTGCCCGCAGGGCTTCCACCATGA
- a CDS encoding glycosyltransferase family 4 protein: MTPRLLYVLHSGNLYGTERMALATLEGLGATVDPLLCAPPGPVLAEAQRRGVQSIAFANPRELALLLRREVSNHREVSFAATAVTHSVLFAALNAVYRRRGVHIHMVHGGTDERDSYGRKKILNHAGVRFVAVSGYVRERLVANGVRADRISVIENFLGSDDVASRPRRSPFVSPGIRHVLIVSRVDPIKRVDLLLDALDRHAGPRALEFRILGTGWDLDALRERARTTHPQVTFAGFSDAVPNELARSDLLLHLCPVEPFGLAILEAMAAGIPVLVPDSGGAGSLVEDGVSGMHFRADDADDLARRLATFQTADADTLNRLVAGADRQLAMRFSAAARIADYRRLFNGVEL, encoded by the coding sequence ATGACCCCGCGGCTCTTGTACGTACTGCACAGTGGCAATCTCTACGGCACGGAACGCATGGCTCTCGCAACCTTGGAGGGTCTTGGAGCGACTGTCGATCCGCTGCTCTGCGCACCGCCGGGTCCGGTCCTTGCCGAGGCGCAGCGGCGCGGCGTGCAAAGCATCGCCTTCGCGAACCCGCGGGAGCTCGCCCTTCTGTTGCGCCGGGAGGTTTCGAATCACCGCGAGGTCTCCTTTGCCGCGACCGCGGTCACCCACTCGGTCCTCTTTGCCGCCCTGAACGCCGTCTATCGGCGACGCGGCGTGCACATCCACATGGTTCACGGCGGCACCGACGAGCGCGACAGCTACGGGCGCAAGAAGATACTCAACCACGCGGGGGTTCGCTTCGTTGCCGTCTCCGGTTACGTGCGTGAGCGCCTTGTCGCGAACGGGGTACGCGCCGACAGGATCTCCGTCATCGAGAATTTTCTCGGCTCCGACGATGTCGCCTCGCGCCCCCGGCGCTCGCCATTCGTGAGCCCCGGTATTCGGCATGTGCTGATCGTCTCGCGCGTCGATCCCATCAAACGGGTCGATCTCTTGCTGGACGCTCTCGACCGCCATGCCGGGCCAAGGGCTCTCGAATTTCGTATTCTCGGAACGGGCTGGGATCTGGATGCCTTGCGGGAGCGGGCCCGGACCACCCATCCGCAGGTGACCTTCGCGGGCTTCTCCGATGCGGTGCCGAACGAATTGGCCCGGAGCGATCTCTTGCTGCACCTTTGCCCCGTCGAGCCCTTCGGGCTTGCGATCCTGGAGGCAATGGCGGCAGGCATACCGGTTCTGGTGCCGGACAGCGGCGGTGCCGGATCCCTGGTCGAGGACGGGGTCAGCGGCATGCACTTTCGGGCCGACGATGCCGATGACCTGGCACGCCGCCTCGCGACGTTTCAAACGGCCGATGCCGACACGCTCAATCGTCTGGTGGCCGGCGCCGACCGCCAACTGGCGATGCGCTTTTCCGCTGCGGCACGCATCGCCGACTATCGGCGGCTTTTCAATGGAGTCGAACTATGA
- a CDS encoding glycosyltransferase, whose protein sequence is MNPNGSRVALSVVIIGRNEGSRLVRCLRSVQAIRGVRGTIEIIYVDSDSKDGSAERARALGAQVIMVHPQRPSAALGRNAGWRAAQAPVILFLDGDTILDPDFVASALPLLKDSNVAVVWGHRRELHPEASIYNRVLDLDWVYPPGPSEFCGGDALMRRAALDEVNGFDESLIAGEEPELCRRLRTLGYRIEHIDQPMTLHDLAITRWEQYWRRAERAGHAYAEVAARFRNSDYPLWSAEARRNWIHASILILAIPGGIAAAVVLESLWPLLLPIVFYLALIVRTARRVEWKEPSPLTRLLYGVHSHLQQIPILFGQIGFYLDRRAGRRRRLIEYK, encoded by the coding sequence ATGAACCCGAATGGATCGCGCGTTGCGCTCTCGGTCGTCATCATCGGCCGCAACGAGGGGTCGCGTCTCGTGCGATGCCTGCGTTCCGTGCAAGCCATTCGTGGGGTTCGCGGCACGATCGAGATCATCTATGTCGACTCGGACTCCAAGGACGGCAGCGCCGAGCGGGCCCGCGCACTCGGGGCGCAGGTCATCATGGTGCATCCGCAACGCCCCTCCGCCGCGCTCGGTCGCAATGCCGGGTGGCGCGCGGCGCAGGCGCCGGTGATCCTCTTTCTGGACGGCGACACCATCCTGGATCCGGATTTCGTCGCGAGCGCCTTGCCGCTGCTGAAGGACTCGAACGTCGCCGTCGTCTGGGGACACCGCCGCGAGCTGCACCCGGAGGCGTCGATCTACAACCGAGTGCTGGACCTGGATTGGGTCTATCCACCGGGTCCGAGCGAATTCTGCGGCGGCGATGCACTGATGCGCCGCGCCGCCTTGGACGAGGTCAACGGGTTCGACGAGAGCCTGATTGCGGGCGAAGAGCCGGAACTCTGTCGGCGGCTGCGCACGCTGGGTTACCGCATCGAGCATATCGACCAGCCCATGACCCTGCATGATCTGGCGATCACCCGCTGGGAGCAATATTGGCGACGTGCCGAGCGGGCCGGCCATGCCTACGCGGAGGTCGCGGCACGATTCCGCAACAGTGACTATCCGCTGTGGTCAGCGGAGGCTCGGCGCAACTGGATCCACGCGTCTATTCTGATCTTGGCGATTCCGGGCGGTATCGCTGCCGCCGTCGTCTTGGAAAGCCTCTGGCCGCTGCTGTTGCCGATCGTCTTTTACCTGGCCCTGATCGTGCGCACCGCGCGCCGGGTGGAGTGGAAGGAGCCGAGTCCGTTGACGCGCCTGCTGTACGGGGTGCATTCACACCTGCAGCAGATCCCGATCCTCTTCGGACAAATCGGGTTTTATCTCGATCGACGCGCCGGGCGTCGTCGACGCCTGATCGAGTACAAATAG